One Kallotenue papyrolyticum genomic window carries:
- a CDS encoding M23 family metallopeptidase, with protein MDFQSPSQLRLPPWVVLLGAIVAIWVLSGRTSAGAIVSTWNGDAPLANNVASAVGGQPQALAAIFSRQAGAQSTGLANDPHPQDMPWGNPTDSTRAVMTQGYGVGTHAPATVWGGIDLAIDGDGDGEADPQGSLGAPLYATMAGVIEIKRDTWPAGNHVWIKNGRYKVGYGHLKDFAVQDGQTVKRGDLIGYMGATGQASGPHLHYHIWQDEVNVNPLEFGALNGVP; from the coding sequence ATGGACTTCCAGTCGCCAAGTCAACTGCGCTTGCCGCCCTGGGTGGTGCTGCTCGGCGCGATCGTCGCGATCTGGGTGCTGAGCGGGCGCACCAGCGCGGGCGCGATCGTCAGCACCTGGAACGGCGACGCACCGCTGGCCAACAACGTTGCGAGCGCGGTTGGCGGGCAGCCGCAGGCGCTAGCAGCGATCTTCAGCCGGCAGGCCGGCGCGCAGAGCACCGGCCTGGCCAACGACCCGCATCCGCAGGACATGCCCTGGGGCAATCCCACCGACTCCACCCGCGCGGTGATGACGCAGGGCTATGGCGTTGGCACGCACGCGCCCGCGACGGTCTGGGGCGGCATCGACCTGGCGATCGACGGCGACGGCGATGGAGAGGCCGATCCGCAGGGCTCGCTGGGCGCGCCGCTCTACGCCACCATGGCCGGCGTGATCGAGATCAAGCGCGACACCTGGCCGGCAGGCAACCATGTCTGGATCAAAAACGGGCGCTACAAGGTCGGCTACGGCCACCTCAAGGATTTCGCCGTCCAGGACGGCCAGACGGTCAAACGCGGCGACCTGATCGGCTACATGGGCGCGACGGGGCAGGCCAGCGGGCCGCACCTGCACTACCACATCTGGCAGGACGAGGTCAACGTCAATCCCCTGGAGTTCGGCGCGCTCAACGGCGTACCCTGA